The Cloeon dipterum chromosome 3, ieCloDipt1.1, whole genome shotgun sequence genome includes a region encoding these proteins:
- the LOC135941254 gene encoding golgin subfamily A member 4-like isoform X3: MQREPQAGKGPLGGLSKGGTKGDGDAACLQSLDSARSSVDSADESLIRANEYELIMNEMERRFVEGQKDADEDIISKLENEKSDLQRQLRETNAELMVEAASRAEQDSTVVDLGRQVAMLQEQLHNATGLLESAAGPDAVALMTAQNGRLQAENIAESLNKALAAAQAEAANLRAQIGLQSSRQVQELKQGIQVLSQRCEELSKEKEELIAENKRNLAKCKEDSESRFGEQLRNINHQWKLSQERAEKEHKELLTKLEAELESIKSEFDNSSLKEQIQGLLEDRQSLENVVAALRTQLQQNHLDKGQLDALASEKDKSQLQELVDLRKLVAQSSQEVAELRSNQAILREENAKLYEKIEIMEDAEEALRHVQARARALEAECGRLHAEKEEAEAEAELLYSRWRTTEQEALRFKRLYSRNSNLKDVIIEEEEEIAENVQYEVENEVDAAEKGVSRQKIRPEEVPTGQGALMGWVERCEAMAGRLRTAEANASRLATQMDHQEARVRVLTEEKIALLQKNKELSDKVVTLQRTSASVARSKLLMNQYELKIGQLENERGHLQKALAQLETELTKARGSRVDNRDLESAAKQAIILEHSLKHAKQAQNLLQVKVSNLEELVTSLEAGLNAVGSKLEESSAELAAAWATASGHQEAASSFSAQLAACQERAARLEQRMASALAADELTLSLENGLRDLVEELVTEVGDLKAALKAERLKSSKQPEVLQERINSAILLEKLGQQKEQLQLAKEENSCTSGDWIVRLEQQLCEMIEELECRKNSITDSTTRQEVEVDACGKLEAEVRDLQARLAQAQLQCQGLLKEKNALENELLTLEASLQQKELLMEEQRKLLQLQVSEKDLEVKKVHAEATVKEIELLLCRSRMSEGMDCVTDGCGRLQEVKTALDEIHETAVAQMREQLASHNPVNISQLQMIHLQQLEDMKKRIDAQEIHLRENFAQKISQEVEAVLKNLEGAFDEKCLNKVQNCVRKDVEAEMQKLNTSFERQVLSLQEKHNQEIEVFKAESQSKFACLKELDTKASNEKVENILKQDKERHNESLLKGLERSVCSQLDACFQEICEKWGEKCSKAALEGGQEVAAEVRAASLQLSNKYHQEMENLRKALKEANSKIQEQIKLEWEKSSEVTDLQQINDLLADLRSSGLTVSTLLDLKSALEEKHKQEMDELRSYFEQRCEKYTEDVISQRSQSRKISISSDEFQSGDFDQDKTKDCESFSEPPSLTSRPDVRLLEAVEAEWRDKFSRQEEKYEQQIKQLAKDMQDAHQLEISQLLDATDQSERLRSEMLPRIHTFNLTREPVIEESVDEIPVWSKQIEQEVERRVAEETQKISTQIDEEIAAIKKASIQEQLALEEKHKKTAIECIEQREKLIKELEEKFQASLVELQGKHEKQISNLKVKHEKELGELEEELNKTHKENLELVLNEMNAKFAENLEGLEKLLAQAHQKEVLKLQQSIEQQEESFVALLEDQAKRGAVSELEFERRLQQERLDTVSALSQHLQAMLAGEQEVTEWPAEMEQLRQYLVTDAQSQVDKLKKQHQREMEVLRQQLNEGGEAPLREQFLQQKQVLNRENELLRHLVSELVRYLGQLDEQLASFVDTHALGSDTESNASEEERRLRLAPDLSALSEALDLSQLDAAQMRADLDACLLRLRREVADIIGVSEASLVGTKQLDELKQLLAASEAKVANLEARLDGRARDTISEGFGDDGAPLGLEARLSRIEQLLEMVKAALQDEPHPSGPLLEQLVAEGQRLADETRREKDDLHMQIECADKQVRANRVFMDEQAAEREQERDEFARQLQQLKDALKDKDKDKHEIVRLAKEVEFLEGLGRENTVQLQKAQATAADAAAQFKAANDKVQVLREVVKTLEGQLEDKSKSEAELKLQLSDLQTAFNQESRVLSEQLDALKNDHSSIDLLDQIGTLEEQLNDYKRKLEEKVSQETPAQAEMNLQLKTIEMTLDKRTKELERVHKRTELSDIAEGVTSPESTDRVRSPLTSLRRLQDKLQNHTRAEDAAFAHIKKLEIELSSARRAEEGLQIERCELQKRVEDQLQQITSLQARLDQQRFQQSSLEQLQSSNVRQVQLRSAEQLENLKEKLAAKETEVKEVKSQLEKTKRVLSEQEALAVQREREFAEENQKLREMLEVTEEETARRATSSPGKFSSHLMNSLVAEKNAEIEELSLQVQVLRERLDSVHHTLETSDSNKEQLLETVHELRMANRETRSHSTMIRSGDQEVLRATAYEVESFDSTFIESVRPPSSFACSPLQKSFSRNEVIVESPPVQPEEEQPDQNVAALQQELNEKEAELAAKQEENEQLKKELTSISTRFEEYAQKIQNELSMCLQAEAASEASLDISIASENLQKILARVQDGGVEVLSLSELAVLSKHASGSVPETQSMATQTIRSSLTEATLLANLKRETAAAAQEAARREKILEEQIVSLKMALEESGRRVTELEESYATEKQIATDARLALLKHGPDSFQYQSRIQILNERVEFTERQLQQSKLDLDKERSRANALESALGSAETESLLTKADLEGETFRHNVTRRNFNTLQELINSKDKEFSHKKGQLEQEVNRLQSLLQQLDSSKEQSPKVKIEDNEEMLNFHGDNQAEVSQRFTRHHLRHLLAQLQEEREKNVQMHFKTLELQDMVSALKETEMRLLERHDRDKKDFDRHRAELEQRLSDARSSLIAEVAKLRQELAAVTTRDRQCDHEATFDAERRSWSAERGRLLTEAQLLSHRAQEAEAALTQEKANHILERMKAQYKAAKDTSSIVDHDKVEYLHEKCLHSESRCKSLKWQKRYLQLVITSFQATLDAVKARQPQALPQPALSPLSRFRAAALVVVSIHRMQFIVKTHLRLYRVSSTIVLKRIHDAIVDNPEPRLEPCAPAILPVSNKVQYETPKSRNLVSKH; this comes from the exons ATGCAGAGAGAGCCGCAGGCCGGCAAAGGGCCCCTCGGAGGGCTGTCGAAG ggTGGAACGAAAGGGGATGGCGATGCGGCCTGTCTGCAAAGCCTGGACAGTGCCAGATCAAGTGTGGACAGTGCAGATGAGAGTCTCATTAGAGCCAACGAGTATGAACTCATAATGAACG aaatggAAAGGAGGTTTGTCGAAGGGCAAAAAGACGCAGATGAGGATATCATCAGCAAG CTCGAAAACGAAAAATCAGATCTGCAGCGCCAGCTACGAGAAACGAACGCGGAATTGATGGTGGAAGCAGCCAGCAGGGCTGAGCAGGATTCAACCGTTGTCGATTTAGGCCGTCAAGTTGCTATGCTGCAGGAACAACTGCACAACGCGACCGGCCTCCTGGAGTCAGCTGCTGGACCAGACGCGGTCGCTCTCATGACTGCTCAAAACGGCCGTCTTCAAGCTGAAAATATTGCTGAAAGTCTCAACAAAGCTCTTGCTGCAGCGCAGGCTGAGGCAGCTAACCTTAGAGCTCAGATTGGCCTTCAAAGTTCAAGACAG GTGCAAGAACTAAAACAAGGGATTCAGGTGCTGAGTCAGAGGTGTGAAGAACTTTCCAAAGAGAAGGAGGAATTAAtagcagaaaataaaagaaatttggcTAAATGTAAGGAAGATAGCGAATCCCGTTTTGGAGAGCaacttagaaatattaatcatCAGTGGAA aCTCAGTCAAGAACGAGCAGAAAAGGAGCACAAGGAACTGCTCACAAAACTTGAAGCTGAGTTGGAATCCATTAAGTCAGAATTTGACAACTCAAGTCTGAAGGAGCAGATCCAAGGTCTGCTAGAAGACAGGCAGTCCTTGGAAAATGTGGTTGCTGCCCTGCGAACACAATTGCAGCAAAACCATCTTGACAAG GGCCAATTGGATGCCTTGGCAAGTGAAAAAGACAAAAGCCAGTTGCAAGAACTGGTGGATTTACGCAAATTGGTTGCTCAAAGCAGCCAAGAGGTGGCTGAGCTGCGTTCAAACCAGGCCATTCTGAGAGAAGAGAATGCAAAGCTGTATgagaaaattgagattatGGAGGACGCTGAAGAGGCTCTGAGACATGTGCAGGCGCGTGCCAGAGCCCTTGAGGCAGAGTGTGGCCGCCTGCATGCGGAGAAAGAGGAGGCTGAAGCAGAAGCTGAGCTTCTTTATAGCCGATGGAGGACCACTGAGCAAGAGGCACTAAGGTTCAAACGGCTCTATTCCAGAAACAGCAATCTTAAGGACGTCATAATTGAAGAG GAAGAAgaaattgctgaaaatgtACAGTATGAGGTTGAAAATGAAGTGGATGCAGCTGAAAAGGGCGTGAGCAGGCAGAAAATTCGTCCTGAGGAAGTTCCCACTGGCCAAGGCGCTCTTATGGGCTGGGTAGAGCGGTGCGAGGCGATGGCTGGTCGGCTGCGCACTGCAGAGGCCAATGCTAGTCGCCTGGCTACTCAAATGGACCATCAAGAGGCTAGAGTCAGGGTTCTAACTGAGGAAAAGATCGCTTTGCTGCAGAAGAACAAAGAGCTCTCTGATAAGGTGGTCACTCTGCAAAGAACCTCAGCGTCAGTTGCCAGATCAAAG CTGCTTATGAATCagtatgaattaaaaattgggcAGCTGGAGAATGAGCGGGGACATTTGCAGAAAGCACTGGCGCAGCTGGAGACTGAGCTGACCAAAGCTAGAGGAAGCCGAGTGGACAACAGAGATCTTGAGTCTGCTGCCAAGCAAGCCATTATTCTTGAACATTCGCTCAAACATGCAAAACAAGCACAAAACCTGCTTCA GGTTAAAGTCTCCAACCTGGAGGAACTAGTCACCTCTCTTGAAGCTGGTCTCAATGCTGTTGGCTCAAAGCTGGAGGAGAGTAGTGCCGAATTAGCTGCTGCATGGGCCACAGCCAGTGGCCATCAGGAAGCAGCATCTTCCTTTTCAGCACAGCTAGCTGCGTGCCAAGAGCGGGCTGCAAGGTTGGAGCAGCGAATGGCTTCTGCACTAGCAGCTGATGAGTTGACCCTCTCTCTTGAAAATGGATTGCGAGACCTAGTTGAAGAGCTGGTGACTGAAGTTGGTGATCTGAAAGCCGCTTTGAAAGCTGAGCGTCTCAAAAGCTCCAAGCAACCAGAGGTTCTTCAAGAACGGATCAACTCTGCTATCCTGCTTGAAAAACTAGGACAGCAAAAAGAGCAACTTCAACTGGCCAAG gAAGAAAATTCCTGCACTTCTGGTGACTGGATTGTACGCTTGGAACAGCAACTGTGTGAAATGATAGAGGAGTTGGAATGCCGCAAAAATTCCATTACAGATTCCACAACTCGTCAAGAGGTAGAAGTAGATGCTTGTGGGAAGCTTGAAGCTGAAGTGCGTGACCTGCAAGCTCGTTTAGCGCAAGCGCAACTTCAGTGCCag GGTcttttgaaagagaaaaatgcccTGGAAAACGAGTTATTAACTTTGGAGGCAAGTCTTCAACAGAAAGAGCTTTTGATGGAGGAACAGAGAAAATTGCTGCAGTTGCAAGTGTCTGAGAAAGATTTGGAAGTGAAAAAGGTTCATGCAGAAGCCACAGTTAAAGAG ATAGAATTGCTACTTTGTCGTTCCCGAATGTCTGAGGGGATGGATTGCGTGACTGATGGTTGTGGTCGCTTGCAAGAGGTCAAAACTGCCTTGGATGAAATTCATGAAACTGCTGTGGCACAAATGCGAGAACAATTGGCTAGCCATAATCCTGTTAACATCAGTCAACTTCAAATGATACATCTGCAGCAG CTTGAGGATATGAAAAAGCGAATTGATGCTCAGGAGATCCATCTGAgggaaaattttgctcaaaaaatcTCGCAAGAAGTGGAAGCCGTACTTAAGAATTTAGAG GGAGCCTTTGATGAAAAGTGCTTGAATAAAGTGCAAAATTGTGTTCGAAAAGATGTCGAGGCGGAAATGCAGAAACTGAATACCAGCTTTGAAAGGCAGGTACTCAGTTTGCAAGAAAAGCACAACCAGGAAATTGAAGTGTTCAAAGCTGAGAGTCAATCTAAATTCGCATGTCTTAAAGAG CTTGACACCAAGGCTAGCAATGAGAAGGTggagaatattttgaaacaggATAAAGAGCGCCACAATGAATCCCTTTTGAAGGGATTGGAGAGGTCAGTCTGTTCTCAACTAGATGCTTGCTTCCAG gaaatcTGTGAGAAATGGGGTGAAAAGTGCAGTAAGGCAGCTCTGGAAGGTGGTCAGGAGGTGGCTGCTGAAGTGAGGGCAGCTTCTTTACAGCTCAGTAACAAATATCATCAAGAGATGGAAAACCTGCGAAAAGCCCTCAAGGAGGCCAACTCAAAAATCCAGGAGCAAATTAAACTGGAATGGGAAAAGTCAAG TGAGGTGACTGACCTGCAACAGATCAATGACCTCTTGGCTGATCTGCGATCATCAGGGTTAACTGTTAGTACCTTGCTGGATTTGAAGTCAGCGCTTGAGGAGAAACACAAGCAGGAAATGGACGAGCTGAGATCCTATTTTGAGCAGCGGTGTGAAAA ATACACAGAGGACGTGATAAGCCAGAGAAGCCAgagcagaaaaatttcaatcagttCTGACGAGTTCCAGTCTGGCGATTTTGATCAGGACAAAACGAAAGACTGTGAAAGCTTCTCAGAACCGCCTTCATTAACAAG TAGACCTGACGTTCGCTTACTTGAGGCTGTGGAAGCAGAATGGCGTGACAAGTTTTCAAGACAGGAGGAGAAATATGAGCAACAGATTAAGCAACTAGCAAAAGACATGCAAGATGCGCATCAGCTAGAAATCTCTCAGCTGCTTGATGCCACAGATCAAAGCGAAAGGCTACGATCTGAGATGCTACCCAGGATACATACTTTCAATCTAACACGCGAGCCTGTTATTGAG GAATCTGTGGATGAAATTCCAGTTTGGAGCAAACAAATTGAACAGGAAGTGGAAAGAAGAGTAGCTGAAGAGACTCAAAAAATTAGCACTCAAATTGATGAGGAAATTGCTGCCATTAAAAAAGCCAGCATTCAAGAGCAG TTGGCGCTAGAGGAGAAGCACAAAAAGACTGCCATTGAATGTATTGAACAACGCGAAAAGCTTATTAAAGAGTTGGAGGAAAAGTTTCAAGCTAGTTTGGTTGAGCTTCAAGGAAAGCACGAGAAGCagatttctaatttaaaagtgaagcATGAGAAAGAACTTGGAGAGCTTGAGGAGGAGTTGAACAAAa CGCACAAAGAAAATCTGGAACTagtattaaatgaaatgaatgcAAAGTTTGCTGAAAATCTGGAGGGATTGGAAAAGCTGCTTGCTCAGGCGCATCAAAAAGAAGTACTTAAGCTACAGCAGTCAATAGAACAGCAG GAAGAGAGTTTTGTGGCGCTGCTGGAGGACCAGGCGAAGCGCGGCGCCGTCTCGGAGCTTGAATTCGAGCGGCGCCTGCAGCAAGAGCGGCTTGACACAGTGTCCGCCCTCAGCCAACACCTGCAG GCGATGCTCGCTGGTGAACAGGAGGTCACTGAGTGGCCTGCTGAAATGGAGCAGCTGCGCCAATACCTAGTCACTGATGCTCAATCCCAGGTGGACAAGCTCAAGAAGCAACATCAGAGGGAAATGGAAGTTCTTCGTCAGCAATTGAATGAG gGTGGTGAAGCACCTCTCcgagagcaatttttgcaacagaaACAGGTGTTGAACCGAGAGAATGAACTGCTTAGGCACTTGGTGTCTGAACTAGTGCGATACTTAGGCCAGCTGGATGAGCAGCTTGCGTCGTTTGTTGACACTCACGCGTTGGGCAGTGATACCGAGAGCAATGCCAGCGAGGAGGAGCGAAGACTGCGTTTGGCGCCAGACCTTAGTGCCCTATCTGAGGCGCTTGACCTCTCGCAGCTTGACGCAGCCCAAATGCGAGCAGACCTTGATGCCTGCTTGCTGCGCCTCCGTCGTGAGGTAGCTGACATCATCGGGGTTTCGGAGGCTTCTCTTGTCGGCACAAAACAG CtggatgaattaaaacaaCTGCTAGCAGCCAGCGAAGCTAAGGTCGCAAACCTAGAGGCCCGTCTTGATGGCAGAGCAAGAGATACAATATCTGAAGGTTTTGGTGATGATGGGGCTCCACTTGGTCTGGAGGCTCGCCTTAGCAGAATAGAGCAGTTATTGGAAATGGTCAAGGCAGCCTTGCAGGACGAGCCACATCCCTCTGGTCCACTTCTTGAACAGTTAGTTGCAGAAGGACAGAGACTAGCAGACGAGACCAGGCGGGAAAAAGATGACCTTCATATGCAG ATTGAGTGCGCAGACAAACAGGTGCGTGCAAACCGAGTGTTTATGGATGAACAAGCGGCAGAGCGCGAGCAGGAGCGCGACGAGTTTGCCCGCCAGCTGCAGCAACTGAAGGATGCCCTCAAGGACAAGGATAAGGACAAGCATGAGATCGTTCGATTGGCCAAAGAG GTTGAATTTCTTGAAGGACTGGGCAGGGAGAACACCGTCCAGTTGCAGAAAGCGCAAGCTACCGCCGCGGACGCAGCTGCACAGTTCAAGGCCGCCAATGATAAG GTGCAAGTTTTGCGTGAAGTGGTCAAAACCTTAGAAGGACAATTGGAGGATAAATCCAAGAGTGAGGCGGAGCTAAAACTGCAGTTGAGTGACCTGCAAACTGCTTTCAATCAAGAGAGTCGAGTCTTGAGCGAGCAG TTGGACGCTTTAAAGAATGACCACAGCTCAATTGACCTACTTGACCAAATCGGCACCTTGGAGGAACAGCTGAACGATTACAAGAGAAAGCTGGAAGAAAAGGTTAGCCAAGAGACACCTGCCCAGGCAGAAATGAACTTGCAG ttaaaaactATAGAAATGACTCTTGACAAGCGAACTAAAGAACTTGAGCGCGTACACAAGCGCACTGAGTTAAGCGATATTGCGGAAGGGGTGACCTCGCCAGAAAGTACTGATAGGGTTCGGTCGCCATTGACCTCCCTGCGGCGCTTGCAGGACAAACTGCAGAACCACACTCGAGCTGAGGATGCTGCCTTCGCACACATTAAAAAGTTGGAGATTGAACTCTCATCTGCTCGACGCGCGGAGGAg GGTCTACAAATCGAGCGATGCGAGCTACAGAAGCGAGTAGAAGACCAGTTGCAGCAAATCACTAGTCTGCAAGCACGATTGGACCAGCAACGCTTCCAGCAGAGCAGCCTGGAACAACTCCAGAGTTCCAATGTGCGACAAGTGCAACTTCGCTCAGCCGAACAGCTTGAGAACCTCAAAGAAAAGTTGGCTGCTAAAGAGACTGAG GTGAAAGAGGTGAAAAGTCAGCTAGAGAAGACAAAACGCGTGCTGTCTGAACAGGAAGCACTTGCTGTccaaagagagcgagagttTGCTGAGGAAAATCAAAAGTTGCGTGAAATGCTGGAGGTAACTGAAGAAGAGACTGCTCGCCGAGCAACTTCCAGCCCTGGCAAGTTCAGCAGCCACCTAATGAACTCCTTGGTTGCTGAAAAGAATGCCGAGATTGAAGAACTTTCATTGCAG GTGCAGGTGTTGCGGGAGCGACTGGACAGTGTGCACCACACTCTTGAAACTTCTGACTCAAACAAAGAGCAGCTTCTTGAGACAGTCCATGAACTGCGAATGGCTAATCGAGAGACGCGTTCTCACTCAACCATGATCAGAAGTGGAGACCAGGAGGTGCTTCGCGCCACTGCCTATGAGGTGGAATCCTTCGACTCCACCTTTATTGAGTCGGTCAGGCCACCCTCCAGCTTTGCTTGCTCCCCCCTGCAAAAGTCGTTTAGCAGAAATGAAGTAATTGTGGAGAGCCCTCCAGTCCAGCCTGAAGAGGAACAGCCGGATCAAAACGTAGCTGCACTGCAGCAGGAACTGAATGAAAAGGAGGCAGAGCTGGCTGCTAAGCAAGAAGAGAATGAACAGCTAAAGAAAGAACTGACGTCCATCTCAA CTCGCTTTGAAGAATACGCGCAGAAGATTCAAAATGAGCTAAGTATGTGCCTGCAGGCTGAGGCAGCTTCAGAGGCTAGTCTTGACATTTCAATAGCATCAGAGAATCTGCAGAAAATCTTGGCTAGAGTTCAGGATGGTGGCGTTGAGGTGCTAAGTCTAAGCGAGCTTGCAGTCCTCAGCAAGCACGCATCAGGCTCTGTCCCAGAAACACAGTCGATGGCCACGCAGACAATCAGGTCCTCTCTGACAGAAGCTACCTTACTGGCCAACCTTAAGCgcgaaacagctgctgcagcTCAGGAAGCCGCTCGAAGAGAGAAAATTCTTGAAGAACAAA TTGTCAGCTTGAAGATGGCTTTAGAAGAAAGTGGAAGGCGGGTAACTGAACTTGAGGAAAGCTATGCTACTGAAAAGCAAATTGCCACTGATGCGCGCTTGGCTCTCTTAAAGCATGGTCCTGACTCATTTCAGTATCAGTCTCGAATCCAAATACTCAACGAACGCGTGGAGTTTACAGAGCGACAACTGCAACAATCAAA GCTGGACCTGGACAAAGAACGTAGCAGGGCTAACGCATTGGAGAGCGCGCTTGGCAGTGCAGAGACTGAGAGTTTACTTACGAAGGCTGATCTGGAAGGGGAAACTTTTAGGCATAATGTCACAAGAAGAAACTTTAACACGCTCCAAGAG CTCATCAACTCAAAAGATAAGGAATTTTCGCATAAAAAGGGACAGCTTGAACAGGAAGTGAACAGGTTGCAAAGTCTCCTCCAGCAGCTAGACTCAAGCAAAGAGCAAAGCCCTAAAGTCAAA ATCGAAGACAATGAGGAAATGTTAAACTTCCACGGTGACAACCAAGCAGAGGTGAGCCAGCGCTTTACTCGTCACCACCTTCGCCACCTTTTGGCTCAG TTGCAGGAGGAGCGTGAGAAGAATGTGCAAATGCATTTCAAGACGCTCGAGCTGCAGGACATGGTGTCTGCTCTGAAAGAGACTGAAATGCGGCTGCTGGAGCGTCACGACCGAGACAAGAAAGACTTTGATCGCCACCGCGCTGAGCTTGAGCAGCGCCTCTCTGACGCCCGCTCCAGCCTGATCGCTGAGGTGGCCAAACTTCGACAAGAGCTGGCCGCCGTTACCACAAGGGACCGTCAGTGCGATCATGAGGCAACCTTTGATGCCGAACGCCGTTCCTGGAGCGCTGAGCGAGGCCGTTTGCTCACGGAGGCTCAGCTGCTGAGCCACAGGGCACAGGAGGCAGAGGCCGCTCTCACTCAAGAAAAGGCCAATCACATTCTGGAACGCATGAAAGCGCAGTATAAGGCAGCAAAAGATACTTCTTCTATTGTTGATCACGATAAG GTGGAATATTTGCATGAGAAGTGTCTGCACAGCGAAAGTCGCTGCAAGTCCCTGAAGTGGCAGAAGCGTTACCTGCAGCTCGTGATCACATCTTTCCAGGCAACTTTGGATGCCGTCAAGGCCCGACAACCTCAGGCACTGCCCCAACCAGCTCTCTCACCTCTTTCCAGATTCAG AGCTGCAGCGCTAGTAGTGGTTTCGATTCATCGAATGCAGTTTATTGTCAAGACTCACTTGCGCTTGTACCGCGTGAGCAGCACTATAGTTCTAAAGCGAATCCATGACGCTATTGTCGATAACCCAGAGCCCAGATTGGAACCATGTGCGCCAGCAATTCTGCCTGTTTCAAA CAAAGTCCAATACGAGACCCCTAAATCTCGCAACCTAGTTAGCAAGCACTAA